AGCGAGAGATGTCCGAAATTATTTTTGATGCTTTTCAAATGAAGCAACACGCTTTAATTGAAGCAGAAACAGGAACTGGAAAGTCGCTTGCCTATCTTATTCCAGCCATATATGATGCAGTTTGTAAAGATAAGCGTGTTGTCATTAGTACATACACAACACAATTACAATCCCAACTACTGGAAGCAGAAATTCCGTTAATTCGTCAGTTGATCCCTTTTTCCTTTCATGTTGCACTTCTAAAAGGGAAAGCACATTACATTAGTCTGGAAAAATTGCAGCAGGAGTTATTGGAGCCTCAACAAAGCAACTACGACATTGCTTTAACCATTGCCATGATTTTAGTTTGGTTAACGGAGACAGAGACAGGCGATATTGATGAAATCCAGCTACCTTCTAGTGGCTATTGGTTTTTCCGTCGGATTTCTGCAGACATGGAAGAAGGCGTTGATCCGTCCTCGCCTTGGTTTTTCAGATCACATTATCAGCACGCAAAAAGACGGGCACAGCAAGCACATATTGTCATCACAAATCATGCATTATTATGTACAGATATGTTTCATCCTTCTGTGCTTTTACCTGTTTATGATCGGGCAATTATTGACGAGGCCCATCATTTTGAGGCTACGGTTTCGAAGCATTATGGCTTAAAACTGGATTATATGCATATGCATTTTACATTGAACCAATTAGGGAGAACAGACGAGCAGAAACTTATCCATACTGTTTTGTCTCATTACACATCTGGTCTTTCTCAGAAGACGAAAACTACATGGGATACACTGATTGATGATGCTCGCTATGAAACCGATGATCTGTTTCGTTACTTGTTCCAATATGTTGTTGATCAGCGTAAACGGGATAAATCATATAGCGATATTGGTAGAACGCAATATCGTTTTGAACAGACAAAGGAAGATCCAAAAAAGTGGGCTGTCATTAAAGAAATGGTTGCCAGGTTAATCTTCTATTTACGAGATTTAATTCACGGTTTAACGATGATCGAAGCAGATTTGCAACAAGAACAATTTCTTCATGAGGATAAAGAGAAACTTCTTGCCGGAACAGAACGACTGCAAACATTTATTGACCAATTGGAACAACTTTTTCTTGTCGATAACAGTATGCAGGAAGTAAAATGGATGGAGATAGAGACGTATGGAGCTAAGAACGCTGTTTACTTATATAGTGAACCAACAGATGTAGCTGATTTATTAATGGACGGTTTTTTTTCTGTTAAAGAGAGTGTTATTTTAACAAGCGCTACGTTAACGATGGAGCATTCATTTCGGTTCATTATGGACAGATTAGGTTTACAGCATGAACAGACAATAACCAAGCAGATTGCCTCGCCGTTTTCTTATGCTGATCAAGTACAATTAATGGTACCAAATGATTTCCCTAATATAAAATTTGGTCAGACAGATGATTTTATCTATGCAACCTGTGATGCTATCTTATCGTTAGCGGCAATTACAAACGGGCGGATGCTTGTATTATTTACATCGTATGATATGCTACGACGTTCGCATTCCTTATTAAAAGAACTAATGGAAAATGATACGTATGCACTCATTGCACAGGGGATTTCAAGTGGAAGTAGAGAGCGTTTAAAGAAAAATTTCCAGACATTTGATCAAGCCATCCTTTTGGGTACAAGTTCATTTTGGGAAGGTGTGGACATCCCGGGCGAAGATCTATCATGCCTTGTAATTGTTCGTCTCCCATTTCAGCCTCCTGATCATCCTGTCCTTGAAGCAAAATCAAATTTTTTAAAGGAACAAGGGAAGAATCCATTTATGGAATATTCATTACCTAACGCTGTTATTCGTTTCAAACAAGGTTTCGGCAGATTAATTCGTTCCAGTAGTGATCGAGGTATTGTGTTTATTTGTGACTCACGAATTGTAACAGCAAGGTATGGGAAATATTTTGTCCGATCTATTCCTGAGGTACCGTTATTATTTGATACGACGCATAATTTAATGGAAAAAGCTGAAAAATGGTTTTGATAAGGAAAATATGGACAGTTTGAACAAAGGCGCGGGGCGCCCGTTTAGCAACGTAGCGAATGGAACGAATCAACTAAAGATAAAGGAATCATGCCACTAAAAAAACAGGGGTATGCCGACGCCTGAGCGGCAAGCCCGTTTTTAGTCGGCCTTCCTCTTTATGACGAACCGATGATGCCTTATCGTAGGGCGCATTTCTGAAGTCGCATCGTTGCTGGACTCATGCGCCGGACGTGGCTATTCGTTTATTTCGTTAACCACAAGCACCTCATTTTATACTTTTGTATGAAAAAAACGCTATTTACCATTATGTAACTTATTTATTTTAGGTAGTATTTCAAAAAAATCTAAACATTATAAAGCAAAATTTTTCATCATAGATGGTGGCTCGCGCTCTAGGCGAGCCATGGTGGTTTCTTATCTTTTTAAAAAAACTGATGCTATAAAACAGCATCAGTTACGAGTGAAGTGGTGTGGGTTTGATAAATATTTGCTGAAATAAATAAAAAACAAAACACATTTGCTCAGAAGCTTGTTATACTATAATTATGCTTAAGTTATTGTTATTTATCTTCAGCATATATGTAGTATTTACGGTAATGGACATGTTATGTCTAACAGAAGTTGATAAAACAAGAAACTTTATCCCACATGTAAGGTGTCGTATAACTCCCACTTAAATAGTTAAAGGTACTGTAGAACGGGCCTAAGTGGGGGATAACGGTACCTAAATGTCCGATTCAGTCATACTCTTGCTGTACTAATATTCAGCAGGAACACCTACTAAATGAAGTTTCACTTTATCATAGGAGGGCAAAAAATGGAAAATGAATTAACGACATTGGCTACGGTCCAGCTCTGTTATTCTTCCGAGTTGTATAAAATTGTCGATCTGTGTAACAAAACATTAAAAGAACAAAACCTAATATTTGGTTTAGCATTGGATGATAAAGATGAAGAACAAGCAATCTTTACTATTTACCGGTCCTAAGTGGATAAGGTGGACTGTTTTTATCAGCTTCCTTTTGTTCGTTTCTTGCAGTATCTATTTGATTTTCTTATATAATGATTTGCTGGATAGTAAAACAGCAGGATATGAAGAAACAAAGCAACAGCTATTAAAAGCTGAATCGTTAACCGAGATTGACAAAGTAGAGACATTTTATGGCAAAGAAGCTTACCATGTTGTATATGGAAAAGATGAAGATGGACAAAATAAGCTTATCTTTTATCCATTAAAAGGGAAAGAAAAAAAGCTCATAACGGTAGATCAATCCGAAATTTTGAGTAAATCAGAAATTAAGAATACCTGGAAACAGGAATGCGATCAATGCGAATTAGTACGAATTACTCCTGCACTGGTGGATGGAAACGAGTTATGGGAACTTACTTATGTCGATTCCTCCAAGCGATATGTTTTCGATTATCTGGATATGTATGACGGTTCACGATATGAACAATTGCGTTTCAAAAGTATGTTTAAATAGAAGGGTGATATGAAGTGGAATTAGCAAACAGGGTAAAGACATTAACACCATCGTCAACACTAGCCATTACAGCAAAAGCAAAAGAATTAAAGCAACAAGGACATGATGTGATCGCTTTAGGAGCAGGGGAGCCGGACTTTAATACGCCAGAACCGATTCTACGTGCTGCAGAAAAGGCGATGAACCAAGGGATGACAAAATATACACCGTCCGGAGGGATCGTTGAATTAAAACAAGCGATCGTAGATAAATTTAAAACCGATAATCTGCTTGATTATACGAACGATCAAATCATTGTTACAACAGGTGCAAAGCACGCATTATATACGCTATTTCAAGTTTTATTAAACGAAGACGATGAGGTGATTATCCCTACCCCTTATTGGGTTAGTTATCCTGAGCAAGTAAAGCTTGCTGGTGGAACTCCTGTTTTTGTTCCTGCAAAGGAGGAAAATGATTTTAAACTAACACCTCAAGAGCTAGAAGCAGCGATTACAGAAAAGACGAAAGCGATTATTATTAATTCACCTAGTAACCCTACTGGCATGATGTATAATAAGACAGAACTGAAACAATTAGGAGATATTTGTGTAAAGCACGATGTGTTGATTGTATCAGATGAGATTTATGAAAAATTGATTTATTCTGGAGAGGATCACGTATCCATAGCTCAATTATCACCAGAATTAAAAGCACAAACGATCATTATTAACGGTGTTTCTAAATCTCATTCCATGACCGGATGGAGAATTGGCTATGCTGCTGGTCCAGTTGAAATTATTAAAGCAATGACAAGTCTGGCTTCACATTCAACCTCGAACCCGACTTCCATTGCTCAGTATGCTGCATTAGCTGCGTATCAAATGGATGGGTCGTTTAATGAGGAAATGAAGGGCGTCTTTTCAGAGCGCTTGGAAAAATTATACCAACTTTTAAATGACTTACCAGGTGTTACCTGCCTTAAACCAGAGGGAGCCTTTTATTTATTCCCGAACGTGAAAGAAGCTGTACATAATAATGGTTTTGCAAATGTAGATGATTGGGCAAAGGCATTATTGGAAGAAGAAAAAGTAGCCCTTATTCCGGGATCTGGATTTGGAGCACCAAATAATGTACGTTTATCCTACGCTACATCCATGGAAGCACTTGAAGAAGCAGCAAAACGAATCAAACAATTTATTTTAAAGCACCAATAGGTTTAGGAGGAATTTCTTTTGAAAACAACGACAATATCACAAGCGCCAAACTATCATGAACAAACTGTAAAAATCGGCGCTTGGCTGACAAATAAACGTTCAAGCGGAAAAATCGCTTTTTTGCAACTGCGTGATGGAACAGGATTTATTCAAGGTGTGGTTGTAAAAAATGATGTGAGTGAAGAAACATTCCAATTAGCAAAAAATATAACCCAAGAATCATCGATGTATATCACTGGAAAAATCGTTGAAGATGCACGCTCGCCTTTTGGTTATGAGCTGCAAGTAAGTGACATCGAATTAATTCATGAAGCACATGATTACCCAATTACGCCAAAGGAGCATGGGACGGAATTTTTAATGGATCACCGCCATTTATGGTTACGATCTAAACGTCAGCATGCAGTGATGAAAATAAGAAATGAAATCATTCGTGCAACATATCAATTTTTTAACGACAACGGCTATGTTAAAATTGATCCACCAATTTTAACCGGGTCATCAGCAGAAGGAACGACAGAATTATTCCATACAAAGTATTTCGATGAAGAAGCTTATTTATCTCAAAGTGGACAATTGTATATGGAAGCAGCAGCAATGGCTTTTGGAAAAGTGTTTTCTTTCGGACCAACATTTCGTGCAGAAAAATCGAAAACAAGAAGACATTTAATCGAATTTTGGATGATTGAACCCGAAATGGCTTTTGTAGAGCACGAGGAAAGCCTTGAAATCCAGGAAAATTACGTAAGCTTTGTTGTGCAAAGTGTACTAAAAAATTGCAAACTGGAATTACAAGCATTAGACCGAGATATCTCCAGTTTGGAAAAAGTACAAGCACCATTTCCTCGGATAACCTATGATGAAGCAATTGAGTTATTAAAAGAAAAAGGCTTTACAGACATAGAATGGGGAGAAGATTTTGGGGCTCCACATGAGACAGCAATTGCTGAGAGCTTTGACAAGCCGGTATTTATCACTAACTATCCGACAGGGATTAAAGCATTCTATATGAAGCCACACCCAGAAAGAGAAGATGTTGTGCTATGCGCAGATCTAATCGCGCCTGAAGGGTATGGAGAAATAATTGGTGGCTCACAGCGAATTGATGACTTGGAGCTGATGGAACAACGGTATGAAGAACATGGCTTGACTGGTGAAGCATACCAATGGTATTTGGAACTAAGAAAATACGGTAGTGTGCCGCATTCAGGTTTTGGTCTAGGTCTGGAAAGAACCGTAGCCTGGATCGCTGGGGTCGATCATGTTCGTGAAACCATCCCATTCCCACGTCTATTAAATCGTCTCTATCCGTAATAATGGTTGAAGTGAGCAGCTGATTCAATTGGATCGTATGCATGCTCTCATCTAAACTAGAAGAATCCATCCCTTGCTAGCTTAAGCAAGGGATTCATTTATCCCGCATATAAAGTGCTGTAAGCCTCCCACTTCAGGTGTGGATAATCTTGTAATGCAAACAAAGTTTAAGCGGGAGATAACAGCGCCTAAATGCCTTATTTCGTAAGATACCATTACGGTACTAACAAGCCGTGGGGGATGAGTGAACCCCACACTGATTAAAGATTCACTTTATCCATTTAAAAATAAAGAAAGTTTACTTTCTAAACGACGACAAGGAGGTGTTCATGATGCATAAGCAATCATTTTCCATACAGCAGCTTTTATTAAAGCAAATACAAATCCCGAACGAACTATTAACCTCCTATGTGTCATTAGGACTGAATGAAAAAGAAGTTATGCTGTTATTACAGTTACAACGATT
This genomic interval from Virgibacillus pantothenticus contains the following:
- the dinG gene encoding ATP-dependent DNA helicase DinG, which gives rise to MQRYVVIDLETTGNAPAKTDKIIEVGIVVIEQDTIVDSYSTLLHPNKEIPPFITNLTGISDDDVMDAPSFEEIADEISALFADSYLIAHNVPFDLGFLNEELANSNRIKLTNPVLDTVELARILFPSAPSFKLNQLTEYLQIQHDQPHRALSDAFVTAKLFLKLKEKLASLPYETIDQLLQVEKWLQSDAYELFAYYREQNLFAEENHEIATYQGLAYRRINIGELDSCTINLSFGDYLDSIYEANGSLEKAMQKYEKRAGQREMSEIIFDAFQMKQHALIEAETGTGKSLAYLIPAIYDAVCKDKRVVISTYTTQLQSQLLEAEIPLIRQLIPFSFHVALLKGKAHYISLEKLQQELLEPQQSNYDIALTIAMILVWLTETETGDIDEIQLPSSGYWFFRRISADMEEGVDPSSPWFFRSHYQHAKRRAQQAHIVITNHALLCTDMFHPSVLLPVYDRAIIDEAHHFEATVSKHYGLKLDYMHMHFTLNQLGRTDEQKLIHTVLSHYTSGLSQKTKTTWDTLIDDARYETDDLFRYLFQYVVDQRKRDKSYSDIGRTQYRFEQTKEDPKKWAVIKEMVARLIFYLRDLIHGLTMIEADLQQEQFLHEDKEKLLAGTERLQTFIDQLEQLFLVDNSMQEVKWMEIETYGAKNAVYLYSEPTDVADLLMDGFFSVKESVILTSATLTMEHSFRFIMDRLGLQHEQTITKQIASPFSYADQVQLMVPNDFPNIKFGQTDDFIYATCDAILSLAAITNGRMLVLFTSYDMLRRSHSLLKELMENDTYALIAQGISSGSRERLKKNFQTFDQAILLGTSSFWEGVDIPGEDLSCLVIVRLPFQPPDHPVLEAKSNFLKEQGKNPFMEYSLPNAVIRFKQGFGRLIRSSSDRGIVFICDSRIVTARYGKYFVRSIPEVPLLFDTTHNLMEKAEKWF
- a CDS encoding YpmA family protein, whose translation is MENELTTLATVQLCYSSELYKIVDLCNKTLKEQNLIFGLALDDKDEEQAIFTIYRS
- a CDS encoding DUF5590 domain-containing protein; the encoded protein is MKNKQSLLFTGPKWIRWTVFISFLLFVSCSIYLIFLYNDLLDSKTAGYEETKQQLLKAESLTEIDKVETFYGKEAYHVVYGKDEDGQNKLIFYPLKGKEKKLITVDQSEILSKSEIKNTWKQECDQCELVRITPALVDGNELWELTYVDSSKRYVFDYLDMYDGSRYEQLRFKSMFK
- a CDS encoding pyridoxal phosphate-dependent aminotransferase, producing the protein MELANRVKTLTPSSTLAITAKAKELKQQGHDVIALGAGEPDFNTPEPILRAAEKAMNQGMTKYTPSGGIVELKQAIVDKFKTDNLLDYTNDQIIVTTGAKHALYTLFQVLLNEDDEVIIPTPYWVSYPEQVKLAGGTPVFVPAKEENDFKLTPQELEAAITEKTKAIIINSPSNPTGMMYNKTELKQLGDICVKHDVLIVSDEIYEKLIYSGEDHVSIAQLSPELKAQTIIINGVSKSHSMTGWRIGYAAGPVEIIKAMTSLASHSTSNPTSIAQYAALAAYQMDGSFNEEMKGVFSERLEKLYQLLNDLPGVTCLKPEGAFYLFPNVKEAVHNNGFANVDDWAKALLEEEKVALIPGSGFGAPNNVRLSYATSMEALEEAAKRIKQFILKHQ
- the asnS gene encoding asparagine--tRNA ligase → MKTTTISQAPNYHEQTVKIGAWLTNKRSSGKIAFLQLRDGTGFIQGVVVKNDVSEETFQLAKNITQESSMYITGKIVEDARSPFGYELQVSDIELIHEAHDYPITPKEHGTEFLMDHRHLWLRSKRQHAVMKIRNEIIRATYQFFNDNGYVKIDPPILTGSSAEGTTELFHTKYFDEEAYLSQSGQLYMEAAAMAFGKVFSFGPTFRAEKSKTRRHLIEFWMIEPEMAFVEHEESLEIQENYVSFVVQSVLKNCKLELQALDRDISSLEKVQAPFPRITYDEAIELLKEKGFTDIEWGEDFGAPHETAIAESFDKPVFITNYPTGIKAFYMKPHPEREDVVLCADLIAPEGYGEIIGGSQRIDDLELMEQRYEEHGLTGEAYQWYLELRKYGSVPHSGFGLGLERTVAWIAGVDHVRETIPFPRLLNRLYP